The genomic window ACGCTGTTGAGTTACACCACAGGCATAGCCATGTTCGCCGGCATCATGTTGTACTCCATCAGCCACTATGTTAGGCGAGTGGTTGGCATGATGTATCTGGATTCGACGCAGACTGTGTTAAAGGTGTCACACCTGACATTTTGGGGTCACAGACGGGACATATACATGCCTGTGTCAGATGTCATGACTTTGGGCGATTCAGGAGATACCAAAGGAGAACCGATCTTGCGTTTAAAACGCTACAGCCGTTCTGATACGATGTACTTCTCGACCAGACTGGGACGAGTGGTGGACAAAAATGGCTTTGAGAAAGTTTTTGGGAGTTTGTCATGAGTTTACTAATCATGTCATATGCCATTAGATATTGTTTTGTAATTTAAGTGATAAAGATATTGttaaagtttttatttcacataattcATGGAAAATGTTAATAAAGTGGTCCAGAGATTATCttcactctcaaaaaggatgtgttaatttttaacacattatttgtgttatgtctattttagcacattttgtgttactttgtgttaaatgtgtgttcaaaacggaaaagaaaatatccaacacagtgtgtccaacacaatatgtgttaaatatcagccaaacacattgcctcacttcatgagccgttattctaccgagacaagcaaatttcctcgtgcttcaagttttcatcgtcaggacataacttcgatgtgtgaaggtaagaaatgtttgtgtttgccattatacgtttttaaaatgtcttttgtgatggtttggagacggtcgaggggcatttggcacatatacaTGGTAGCCGGAAACCTCACGAATGCCaacaagctttatagtttcttttgttagattaattgtgaacagaatcgcttttaattaatcattgacacgttgtagtgcttCACATGAGGGAATGCATTCGTTCatcgcgtctttctctttgaaaatgaacattcaTGGTgccatgtattgtgcaaattgccctaacgctaacataatctctgatgcttaaaggataactgttgccaaaatgcaacctggtctgtttttttttactgtaaacgagacaaacttatatctaaaagcataattatgacaaacgagccgtttttaagattgaccgtgatttagttttgtggtcaatggccggtgaatgggagtactaggggcataactttgagcgcatcaaaatcgatatttttacaacaccaagaaggctcgacacaccatgaaactttgctcgaagtatcgcctgggtctctacacatgaactccagcattgagaacattgtttgtgtacacagtttactaaaaagaaaggttttgaagaactcactttcactgtttgagtttccgctcgtggccgtcttgccagtcaagaagtgtcgatctccgaatgcgaggatggatggctcctaaagcatatttccatataaatgcacggctaattcgttgttttgtcgcaagtgaaaaacaatattaaacttctagttgtaaaaagagcctcatataagcctattcgtcctatggagtccattcattcgcattcggagattgacacttcttgactggcaagacggccgcgagcgcaAACCccaacagtgtaagtgagttgttcaaaacctttctttttagtaaactctgtgtacacaatgttctcaatgctggagttcatgtgtagcgacccaggcgatacttcgagcaaagtttcatggtgtgtcgagctaGGGCTGCAatgattaatcgaacgatgttgtgaggcgcgtttagtcaatgaagccggtactttgattagtagtaaatccccatcacgtgcgttcagctgaagggcaattcaaacaccccgccgtaaatcactgacaagctacgccaaatcgcgctcaaaatcgaattcgagccttcttagtgttgtaaaaatatcgtttttgatgcgctcaaagttatgcccctagtactccaattcaccggccactgaccacaaaacgaaatcacggtcaatctcaaaaacggctcgtaattatgcttttagatataagtttgtctcgtttacagtaaaaaaaaaaaaacagcccaggttgcattttggcaacagttatcctttaagcttttcttgcctttttagctatcgctattttacagTATTCGCTATGTGTAgtctataaataacaaaagtaactttattttactcttgcagctttgaatggaagacactcctgaag from Garra rufa chromosome 7, GarRuf1.0, whole genome shotgun sequence includes these protein-coding regions:
- the tmem186 gene encoding transmembrane protein 186; this encodes MMMSARLIRISHLPLFGRRCLHAGPISHAHAQYGSNLAPAGRQMPITFKNTFQIQPVSFCSDLASRKYSLIYVFPAIKGLRALSRLKLMQTGITVVLLPTVYYLYVQGQASVTLLSYTTGIAMFAGIMLYSISHYVRRVVGMMYLDSTQTVLKVSHLTFWGHRRDIYMPVSDVMTLGDSGDTKGEPILRLKRYSRSDTMYFSTRLGRVVDKNGFEKVFGSLS